The Eriocheir sinensis breed Jianghai 21 unplaced genomic scaffold, ASM2467909v1 Scaffold274, whole genome shotgun sequence sequence aactcccttatttctggggctacagaaaagttattggtatcaatagacggcaaaatgcaagggctatatttttgtatcagcgaccgggctcaaaaaccgactcgaaagggtccaATATCGAATAAATTCGAAAAAAAATATCCGACTCGAAAAATAAAacgtatttttgagttcccaaccttgagacccactcattttttgagaatttcaaaaaaactatttaacaaatgatttagccctggcAATGTAATTTCCAAAATGGTAacgtttccctactcccagtagtttcatcGCTAGATCTCGAAATGTAAACCCTGCCGAGAGCGATTTTGATGAACTCCAGacattttgccgtttttgtctagtgtggccttgctattgtatctagaaggctgtaatttggcatgtagcccctttTAGCAATGTTGTTTGACCAAATTAAAGGATCTTTTGATAGCTCAATTctaagtttgtcgtcgagccgtcacaaaatagacgtctccaaatcgcggcaaaaagGGCCGAAAACCAAGTTATTTTGTGACGATTTGAAGACGAATTTAGAATTGAGCTATCACAATATCCTTtgagttggtcaaactacattgtcaagaggggctacatgccaaattacagccttctagatacaatagcaaggccacactagacaaaaacggcaaaatgtctggagttcatcaaaatcgctctcaacaGGGTTTACATTTCGAGATCTAGCGACAAAACTACTCGGAGTAAGGAAACGCTATGCACCATTTTGGAAatcacattggcagggctaaatcatttgttaaataagtgttttgaaattctcaaTAAATGAGTAGGTCtaaaggttgggaactcaaaaatacgtTTTTTTTCGAGTCattttttgtgaatttattcgattttcaaCCTTTttgagtcggttttcgagcccggtcgGTAACTGAAAAATATGGCCCttgcattttgccgtcgattgataccaataacttttctctagccccagaaataagggagttatggcgattcacaccaaagcggttgaattttcaaaattcgcggcttGATGACAAAGCTGGGGCAAGTGTCCAATCCATATGTATAGGTTTcactggtagtagtaatagtagaagtagtagtattgttgttattattatcattataattagtaggctagtagtagtgttcacaggaatgataccccacagatctcagtgaatctttgaaagggagCAATTTAGGTTCTAAGGGGGGGGGGcagccacctccccccccccccccgggatCCACCACTGCACATAAGGATTAGATATATGTATAATTAGATATCATGTGTGTGGTTAAGTGACGAAGCCGGTTCATGTTATCTGTGACACACATTACAGGAAGGTTCTGTTTGGGCAGAATAGTAACCTTACCTCAAGCTTTGTAGGGATATCCAAGCCAGTGTGTTATGAGTCCTGGCCATGGTAATTACTCCCCACACAGCCTGGTGATGTCACTCCTGCAGAGAACACTCCTGCCATTTACGAGTTGACGTGGTTAGGAGTTGACCAGGGGAacaagttaacctggttagttgaccaggggaacaagttaacctggttagttgaccaggggaacaagttaacctggttagttgaccaggggaacaagttaacctggttagttgaccaggggaacaagttaacctggttagttgaccaggggaacaagttaacctggttagttgaccaggggaacaagttaacctggttagttgaccaggggaacaagttaacctggttagttgaccaggggaacaagttaacctggttagttgaccaggggaacaagttaacctggttagctgaccaggggaacaagttaacctggttagttgaccaggggaacaagttaacctggttagttgaccagagtaatgagttaacctggttagttgaccaggggaacaagttaacctggttagttgaccagagtaatgagttaacctggttagttgaccaggggaacaagttaacctggttagctgaccaggggaacaagttaacctggttagttgaccaggggaacaagttaacctggttagttgaccaggggaacaagttaacctggttagctgaccaggggaacaagttaacctggttagttgaccaggggaacaagttaacctggttagctgaccaggggaacaagttaaccaggggaatgagttaacctggttagctgaccaggggaacaagttaacctggttagctgaccaggggaacaagttaaccaggggaatgagttaacctggttagttgaccaggggaacaagttaacctggttagctgaccaggggaacaagttaacctggttagctgaccaggggaacaagttaacctggttagttgaccaggggaacaagttgaccaggggaatgagttaacctggttagttgaccaggggaacaagttaacctggttagctgaccaggggaacaagttgaccaggggaacaagttaacctggttagttgaccaggggaacaagttaacctggttagctgaccaggggaacaagttaacctggttagttgaccaggggaacaagttaacctggttagttgaccaggggaacaagttaacctggttagctgaccaggggaacaagttaacctggttagttgaccaggggaacaagttaacctggttagctgaccaggggaacaagttgaccaggggaacaagttaacctggttagctgaccaggggaacaagttaacctggttagctgaccaggggaacaagttgaccaggggaacaagttaacctggttagttgaccaggggaacaagttaacctggttagttgaccaggggaacaagttaacctggttagctgaccaggggaacaagttaacctggttagctgaccaggggaacaagttaacctggttagttgaccaggggaacaagttaacctggttagctgaccaggggaacaagttaacctggttagctgaccaggggaacaagttaacctggttagttgaccaggggaacaagttgaccaggggaatgagttaacctggttagttgaccaggagAATGAGTtgacctggttagttgaccaggggaacaagttaacctggttagttgaccaggagaatgagttaacctggttagttgaccaggggagtgagttgacCTGGTAAGTTGACCAGGAGAATGAGTtgacctggttagttgaccaggggagtgagtttacttggttagttgaccaggggagtgagttaacttggttagttgaccagggaggaGTTGACCTGGTGTTGACCAGGAGAATGAGTTgacttggttagttgaccaggggagtgagttgacttggttagttgaccaggggagtgagttgacttggttagttgaccagaggagtgagttaacttggttagttgaccaggggagtgagttgacttggttagttgaccagaggagtgagttaacttggttagttgaccaggggagtgagttaacttggttagttgaccaggggagtgagttgacttggttagttgaccaggggag is a genomic window containing:
- the LOC126991401 gene encoding foot protein 1 variant 1-like isoform X28 — its product is MLQSAGYRSSPNQVNSLPVNSLPWSTNQVNSLLWSTNQVNSLLWSTNQVNSLPWSTNQVNSLLWSTNQVNSLLWSTNQVNSLPWSTNQVNSLLWSTNQVNSLPWSTNQVNSLPWSTNQVNSFSWSTYQVNSLPWSTNQVNSFSWSTNQVNLFPWSTNQVNSFSWSTNQVNSFPWSTCSPGQLTRLTCSPGQLTRLTCSPGQLTRLTCSPGQLTRLTCSPGQLTRLTCSPGQLTRLTCSPGQLTRLTCSPGQLTRLTCSPGQLTRLTCSPGQLTRLTCSPGQLTRLTCSPGQLTRLTCSPGQLTRLTCSPGQLLTTSTRKWQECSLQE
- the LOC126991401 gene encoding foot protein 1 variant 1-like isoform X21 yields the protein MLQSAGYRSSPNQVNSLPVNSLPWSTNQVNSLLWSTNQVNSLLWSTNQVNSLPWSTNQVNSLLWSTNQVNSLLWSTNQVNSLPWSTNQVNSLLWSTNQVNSLPWSTNQVNSLPWSTNQVNSFSWSTYQVNSLPWSTNQVNSFSWSTNQVNLFPWSTNQVNSFSWSTNQVNSFPWSTCSPGQLTRLTCSPGQLTRLTCSPGQLTRLTCSPGQLTRLTCSPGQLTRLTCSPGQLTRLTCSPGQLTRLTCSPGQLTRLTCSPGQLTRLTCSPGQLTRLTCSPGQLTRLTCSPGQLTRLTCSPGQLTRLTCSPGQLTRLTCSPGQLLTTSTRKWQECSLQE
- the LOC126991401 gene encoding keratin-associated protein 10-1-like isoform X6; the protein is MLQSAGYRSSPNQVNSLPVNSLPWSTNQVNSLLWSTNQVNSLLWSTNQVNSLPWSTNQVNSLLWSTNQVNSLLWSTNQVNSLPWSTNQVNSLLWSTNQVNSLPWSTNQVNSLPWSTNQVNSFSWSTYQVNSLPWSTNQVNSFSWSTNQVNLFPWSTNQVNSFSWSTNQVNSFPWSTCSPGQLTRLTCSPGQLTRLTCSPGQLTRLTCSPGQLTRLTCSPGQLTRLTCSPGQLTRLTCSPGQLTRLTCSPGQLTRLTCSPGQLTRLTCSPGQLTRLTCSPGQLTRLTCSPGQLTRLTCSPGQLTRLTCSPGQLTRLTCSPGQLTRLTCSPGQLTRLTCSPGQLTRLTCSPGQLTRLTCSPGQLTRLTCSPGQLTRLTCSPGQLTRLTCSPGQLTRLTCSPGQLTRLTCSPGQLTRLTCSPGQLLTTSTRKWQECSLQE
- the LOC126991401 gene encoding keratin-associated protein 10-1-like isoform X5, whose amino-acid sequence is MLQSAGYRSSPNQVNSLPVNSLPWSTNQVNSLLWSTNQVNSLLWSTNQVNSLPWSTNQVNSLLWSTNQVNSLLWSTNQVNSLPWSTNQVNSLLWSTNQVNSLPWSTNQVNSLPWSTNQVNSFSWSTYQVNSLPWSTNQVNSFSWSTNQVNLFPWSTNQVNSFSWSTNQVNSFPWSTCSPGQLTRLTCSPGQLTRLTCSPGQLTRLTCSPGQLTRLTCSPGQLTRLTCSPGQLTRLTCSPGQLTRLTCSPGQLTRLTCSPGQLTRLTCSPGQLTRLTCSPGQLTRLTCSPGQLTRLTCSPGQLTRLTCSPGQLTRLTCSPGQLTRLTCSPGQLTRLTCSPGQLTRLTCSPGQLTRLTCSPGQLTRLTCSPGQLTRLTCSPGQLTRLTCSPGQLTRLTCSPGQLTRLTCSPGQLTRLTCSPGQLLTTSTRKWQECSLQE
- the LOC126991401 gene encoding keratin-associated protein 10-1-like isoform X4, with product MLQSAGYRSSPNQVNSLPVNSLPWSTNQVNSLLWSTNQVNSLLWSTNQVNSLPWSTNQVNSLLWSTNQVNSLLWSTNQVNSLPWSTNQVNSLLWSTNQVNSLPWSTNQVNSLPWSTNQVNSFSWSTYQVNSLPWSTNQVNSFSWSTNQVNLFPWSTNQVNSFSWSTNQVNSFPWSTCSPGQLTRLTCSPGQLTRLTCSPGQLTRLTCSPGQLTRLTCSPGQLTRLTCSPGQLTRLTCSPGQLTRLTCSPGQLTRLTCSPGQLTRLTCSPGQLTRLTCSPGQLTRLTCSPGQLTRLTCSPGQLTRLTCSPGQLTRLTCSPGQLTRLTCSPGQLTRLTCSPGQLTRLTCSPGQLTRLTCSPGQLTRLTCSPGQLTRLTCSPGQLTRLTCSPGQLTRLTCSPGQLTRLTCSPGQLTRLTCSPGQLTRLTCSPGQLLTTSTRKWQECSLQE
- the LOC126991401 gene encoding foot protein 1 variant 1-like isoform X20, encoding MLQSAGYRSSPNQVNSLPVNSLPWSTNQVNSLLWSTNQVNSLLWSTNQVNSLPWSTNQVNSLLWSTNQVNSLLWSTNQVNSLPWSTNQVNSLLWSTNQVNSLPWSTNQVNSLPWSTNQVNSFSWSTYQVNSLPWSTNQVNSFSWSTNQVNLFPWSTNQVNSFSWSTNQVNSFPWSTCSPGQLTRLTCSPGQLTRLTCSPGQLTRLTCSPGQLTRLTCSPGQLTRLTCSPGQLTRLTCSPGQLTRLTCSPGQLTRLTCSPGQLTRLTCSPGQLTRLTCSPGQLTRLTCSPGQLTRLTCSPGQLTRLTCSPGQLTRLTCSPGQLLTTSTRKWQECSLQE
- the LOC126991401 gene encoding foot protein 1 variant 1-like isoform X3 gives rise to the protein MLQSAGYRSSPNQVNSLPVNSLPWSTNQVNSLLWSTNQVNSLLWSTNQVNSLPWSTNQVNSLLWSTNQVNSLLWSTNQVNSLPWSTNQVNSLLWSTNQVNSLPWSTNQVNSLPWSTNQVNSFSWSTYQVNSLPWSTNQVNSFSWSTNQVNLFPWSTNQVNSFSWSTNQVNSFPWSTCSPGQLTRLTCSPGQLTRLTCSPGQLTRLTCSPGQLTRLTCSPGQLTRLTCSPGQLTRLTCSPGQLTRLTCSPGQLTRLTCSPGQLTRLTCSPGQLTRLTCSPGQLTRLTCSPGQLTRLTCSPGQLTRLTCSPGQLTRLTCSPGQLTRLTCSPGQLTRLTCSPGQLTRLTCSPGQLTRLTCSPGQLTRLTCSPGQLTRLTCSPGQLTRLTCSPGQLTRLTCSPGQLTRLTCSPGQLTRLTCSPGQLTRLTCSPGQLTRLTCSPGQLTRLTCSPGQLLTTSTRKWQECSLQE
- the LOC126991401 gene encoding foot protein 1 variant 1-like isoform X2, with translation MLQSAGYRSSPNQVNSLPVNSLPWSTNQVNSLLWSTNQVNSLLWSTNQVNSLPWSTNQVNSLLWSTNQVNSLLWSTNQVNSLPWSTNQVNSLLWSTNQVNSLPWSTNQVNSLPWSTNQVNSFSWSTYQVNSLPWSTNQVNSFSWSTNQVNLFPWSTNQVNSFSWSTNQVNSFPWSTCSPGQLTRLTCSPGQLTRLTCSPGQLTRLTCSPGQLTRLTCSPGQLTRLTCSPGQLTRLTCSPGQLTRLTCSPGQLTRLTCSPGQLTRLTCSPGQLTRLTCSPGQLTRLTCSPGQLTRLTCSPGQLTRLTCSPGQLTRLTCSPGQLTRLTCSPGQLTRLTCSPGQLTRLTCSPGQLTRLTCSPGQLTRLTCSPGQLTRLTCSPGQLTRLTCSPGQLTRLTCSPGQLTRLTCSPGQLTRLTCSPGQLTRLTCSPGQLTRLTCSPGQLTRLTCSPGQLLTTSTRKWQECSLQE
- the LOC126991401 gene encoding foot protein 1 variant 1-like isoform X17: MLQSAGYRSSPNQVNSLPVNSLPWSTNQVNSLLWSTNQVNSLLWSTNQVNSLPWSTNQVNSLLWSTNQVNSLLWSTNQVNSLPWSTNQVNSLLWSTNQVNSLPWSTNQVNSLPWSTNQVNSFSWSTYQVNSLPWSTNQVNSFSWSTNQVNLFPWSTNQVNSFSWSTNQVNSFPWSTCSPGQLTRLTCSPGQLTRLTCSPGQLTRLTCSPGQLTRLTCSPGQLTRLTCSPGQLTRLTCSPGQLTRLTCSPGQLTRLTCSPGQLTRLTCSPGQLTRLTCSPGQLTRLTCSPGQLTRLTCSPGQLTRLTCSPGQLTRLTCSPGQLTRLTCSPGQLTRLTCSPGQLLTTSTRKWQECSLQE
- the LOC126991401 gene encoding foot protein 1 variant 1-like isoform X18, whose amino-acid sequence is MLQSAGYRSSPNQVNSLPVNSLPWSTNQVNSLLWSTNQVNSLLWSTNQVNSLPWSTNQVNSLLWSTNQVNSLLWSTNQVNSLPWSTNQVNSLLWSTNQVNSLPWSTNQVNSLPWSTNQVNSFSWSTYQVNSLPWSTNQVNSFSWSTNQVNLFPWSTNQVNSFSWSTNQVNSFPWSTCSPGQLTRLTCSPGQLTRLTCSPGQLTRLTCSPGQLTRLTCSPGQLTRLTCSPGQLTRLTCSPGQLTRLTCSPGQLTRLTCSPGQLTRLTCSPGQLTRLTCSPGQLTRLTCSPGQLTRLTCSPGQLTRLTCSPGQLTRLTCSPGQLTRLTCSPGQLLTTSTRKWQECSLQE
- the LOC126991401 gene encoding foot protein 1 variant 1-like isoform X23 produces the protein MLQSAGYRSSPNQVNSLPVNSLPWSTNQVNSLLWSTNQVNSLLWSTNQVNSLPWSTNQVNSLLWSTNQVNSLLWSTNQVNSLPWSTNQVNSLLWSTNQVNSLPWSTNQVNSLPWSTNQVNSFSWSTYQVNSLPWSTNQVNSFSWSTNQVNLFPWSTNQVNSFSWSTNQVNSFPWSTCSPGQLTRLTCSPGQLTRLTCSPGQLTRLTCSPGQLTRLTCSPGQLTRLTCSPGQLTRLTCSPGQLTRLTCSPGQLTRLTCSPGQLTRLTCSPGQLTRLTCSPGQLTRLTCSPGQLTRLTCSPGQLTRLTCSPGQLTRLTCSPGQLLTTSTRKWQECSLQE
- the LOC126991401 gene encoding foot protein 1 variant 1-like isoform X15, producing the protein MLQSAGYRSSPNQVNSLPVNSLPWSTNQVNSLLWSTNQVNSLLWSTNQVNSLPWSTNQVNSLLWSTNQVNSLLWSTNQVNSLPWSTNQVNSLLWSTNQVNSLPWSTNQVNSLPWSTNQVNSFSWSTYQVNSLPWSTNQVNSFSWSTNQVNLFPWSTNQVNSFSWSTNQVNSFPWSTCSPGQLTRLTCSPGQLTRLTCSPGQLTRLTCSPGQLTRLTCSPGQLTRLTCSPGQLTRLTCSPGQLTRLTCSPGQLTRLTCSPGQLTRLTCSPGQLTRLTCSPGQLTRLTCSPGQLTRLTCSPGQLTRLTCSPGQLTRLTCSPGQLTRLTCSPGQLTRLTCSPGQLTRLTCSPGQLLTTSTRKWQECSLQE
- the LOC126991401 gene encoding foot protein 1 variant 1-like isoform X1; the encoded protein is MLQSAGYRSSPNQVNSLPVNSLPWSTNQVNSLLWSTNQVNSLLWSTNQVNSLPWSTNQVNSLLWSTNQVNSLLWSTNQVNSLPWSTNQVNSLLWSTNQVNSLPWSTNQVNSLPWSTNQVNSFSWSTYQVNSLPWSTNQVNSFSWSTNQVNLFPWSTNQVNSFSWSTNQVNSFPWSTCSPGQLTRLTCSPGQLTRLTCSPGQLTRLTCSPGQLTRLTCSPGQLTRLTCSPGQLTRLTCSPGQLTRLTCSPGQLTRLTCSPGQLTRLTCSPGQLTRLTCSPGQLTRLTCSPGQLTRLTCSPGQLTRLTCSPGQLTRLTCSPGQLTRLTCSPGQLTRLTCSPGQLTRLTCSPGQLTRLTCSPGQLTRLTCSPGQLTRLTCSPGQLTRLTCSPGQLTRLTCSPGQLTRLTCSPGQLTRLTCSPGQLTRLTCSPGQLTRLTCSPGQLTRLTCSPGQLLTTSTRKWQECSLQE
- the LOC126991401 gene encoding keratin-associated protein 10-1-like isoform X7, which produces MLQSAGYRSSPNQVNSLPVNSLPWSTNQVNSLLWSTNQVNSLLWSTNQVNSLPWSTNQVNSLLWSTNQVNSLLWSTNQVNSLPWSTNQVNSLLWSTNQVNSLPWSTNQVNSLPWSTNQVNSFSWSTYQVNSLPWSTNQVNSFSWSTNQVNLFPWSTNQVNSFSWSTNQVNSFPWSTCSPGQLTRLTCSPGQLTRLTCSPGQLTRLTCSPGQLTRLTCSPGQLTRLTCSPGQLTRLTCSPGQLTRLTCSPGQLTRLTCSPGQLTRLTCSPGQLTRLTCSPGQLTRLTCSPGQLTRLTCSPGQLTRLTCSPGQLTRLTCSPGQLTRLTCSPGQLTRLTCSPGQLTRLTCSPGQLTRLTCSPGQLTRLTCSPGQLTRLTCSPGQLTRLTCSPGQLTRLTCSPGQLTRLTCSPGQLLTTSTRKWQECSLQE
- the LOC126991401 gene encoding foot protein 1 variant 1-like isoform X8, encoding MLQSAGYRSSPNQVNSLPVNSLPWSTNQVNSLLWSTNQVNSLLWSTNQVNSLPWSTNQVNSLLWSTNQVNSLLWSTNQVNSLPWSTNQVNSLLWSTNQVNSLPWSTNQVNSLPWSTNQVNSFSWSTYQVNSLPWSTNQVNSFSWSTNQVNLFPWSTNQVNSFSWSTNQVNSFPWSTCSPGQLTRLTCSPGQLTRLTCSPGQLTRLTCSPGQLTRLTCSPGQLTRLTCSPGQLTRLTCSPGQLTRLTCSPGQLTRLTCSPGQLTRLTCSPGQLTRLTCSPGQLTRLTCSPGQLTRLTCSPGQLTRLTCSPGQLTRLTCSPGQLTRLTCSPGQLTRLTCSPGQLTRLTCSPGQLTRLTCSPGQLTRLTCSPGQLTRLTCSPGQLTRLTCSPGQLTRLTCSPGQLLTTSTRKWQECSLQE
- the LOC126991401 gene encoding foot protein 1 variant 1-like isoform X14, producing the protein MLQSAGYRSSPNQVNSLPVNSLPWSTNQVNSLLWSTNQVNSLLWSTNQVNSLPWSTNQVNSLLWSTNQVNSLLWSTNQVNSLPWSTNQVNSLLWSTNQVNSLPWSTNQVNSLPWSTNQVNSFSWSTYQVNSLPWSTNQVNSFSWSTNQVNLFPWSTNQVNSFSWSTNQVNSFPWSTCSPGQLTRLTCSPGQLTRLTCSPGQLTRLTCSPGQLTRLTCSPGQLTRLTCSPGQLTRLTCSPGQLTRLTCSPGQLTRLTCSPGQLTRLTCSPGQLTRLTCSPGQLTRLTCSPGQLTRLTCSPGQLTRLTCSPGQLTRLTCSPGQLTRLTCSPGQLTRLTCSPGQLTRLTCSPGQLLTTSTRKWQECSLQE
- the LOC126991401 gene encoding foot protein 1 variant 1-like isoform X29 — protein: MLQSAGYRSSPNQVNSLPVNSLPWSTNQVNSLLWSTNQVNSLLWSTNQVNSLPWSTNQVNSLLWSTNQVNSLLWSTNQVNSLPWSTNQVNSLLWSTNQVNSLPWSTNQVNSLPWSTNQVNSFSWSTYQVNSLPWSTNQVNSFSWSTNQVNLFPWSTNQVNSFSWSTNQVNSFPWSTCSPGQLTRLTCSPGQLTRLTCSPGQLTRLTCSPGQLTRLTCSPGQLTRLTCSPGQLTRLTCSPGQLTRLTCSPGQLTRLTCSPGQLTRLTCSPGQLTRLTCSPGQLTRLTCSPGQLTRLTCSPGQLTRLTCSPGQLLTTSTRKWQECSLQE
- the LOC126991401 gene encoding foot protein 1 variant 1-like isoform X25, which gives rise to MLQSAGYRSSPNQVNSLPVNSLPWSTNQVNSLLWSTNQVNSLLWSTNQVNSLPWSTNQVNSLLWSTNQVNSLLWSTNQVNSLPWSTNQVNSLLWSTNQVNSLPWSTNQVNSLPWSTNQVNSFSWSTYQVNSLPWSTNQVNSFSWSTNQVNLFPWSTNQVNSFSWSTNQVNSFPWSTCSPGQLTRLTCSPGQLTRLTCSPGQLTRLTCSPGQLTRLTCSPGQLTRLTCSPGQLTRLTCSPGQLTRLTCSPGQLTRLTCSPGQLTRLTCSPGQLTRLTCSPGQLTRLTCSPGQLTRLTCSPGQLTRLTCSPGQLLTTSTRKWQECSLQE
- the LOC126991401 gene encoding foot protein 1 variant 1-like isoform X11, producing the protein MLQSAGYRSSPNQVNSLPVNSLPWSTNQVNSLLWSTNQVNSLLWSTNQVNSLPWSTNQVNSLLWSTNQVNSLLWSTNQVNSLPWSTNQVNSLLWSTNQVNSLPWSTNQVNSLPWSTNQVNSFSWSTYQVNSLPWSTNQVNSFSWSTNQVNLFPWSTNQVNSFSWSTNQVNSFPWSTCSPGQLTRLTCSPGQLTRLTCSPGQLTRLTCSPGQLTRLTCSPGQLTRLTCSPGQLTRLTCSPGQLTRLTCSPGQLTRLTCSPGQLTRLTCSPGQLTRLTCSPGQLTRLTCSPGQLTRLTCSPGQLTRLTCSPGQLTRLTCSPGQLTRLTCSPGQLTRLTCSPGQLTRLTCSPGQLTRLTCSPGQLLTTSTRKWQECSLQE
- the LOC126991401 gene encoding foot protein 1 variant 1-like isoform X12, with the translated sequence MLQSAGYRSSPNQVNSLPVNSLPWSTNQVNSLLWSTNQVNSLLWSTNQVNSLPWSTNQVNSLLWSTNQVNSLLWSTNQVNSLPWSTNQVNSLLWSTNQVNSLPWSTNQVNSLPWSTNQVNSFSWSTYQVNSLPWSTNQVNSFSWSTNQVNLFPWSTNQVNSFSWSTNQVNSFPWSTCSPGQLTRLTCSPGQLTRLTCSPGQLTRLTCSPGQLTRLTCSPGQLTRLTCSPGQLTRLTCSPGQLTRLTCSPGQLTRLTCSPGQLTRLTCSPGQLTRLTCSPGQLTRLTCSPGQLTRLTCSPGQLTRLTCSPGQLTRLTCSPGQLTRLTCSPGQLTRLTCSPGQLTRLTCSPGQLLTTSTRKWQECSLQE
- the LOC126991401 gene encoding foot protein 1 variant 1-like isoform X9, coding for MLQSAGYRSSPNQVNSLPVNSLPWSTNQVNSLLWSTNQVNSLLWSTNQVNSLPWSTNQVNSLLWSTNQVNSLLWSTNQVNSLPWSTNQVNSLLWSTNQVNSLPWSTNQVNSLPWSTNQVNSFSWSTYQVNSLPWSTNQVNSFSWSTNQVNLFPWSTNQVNSFSWSTNQVNSFPWSTCSPGQLTRLTCSPGQLTRLTCSPGQLTRLTCSPGQLTRLTCSPGQLTRLTCSPGQLTRLTCSPGQLTRLTCSPGQLTRLTCSPGQLTRLTCSPGQLTRLTCSPGQLTRLTCSPGQLTRLTCSPGQLTRLTCSPGQLTRLTCSPGQLTRLTCSPGQLTRLTCSPGQLTRLTCSPGQLTRLTCSPGQLTRLTCSPGQLTRLTCSPGQLTRLTCSPGQLLTTSTRKWQECSLQE
- the LOC126991401 gene encoding foot protein 1 variant 1-like isoform X32: MLQSAGYRSSPNQVNSLPVNSLPWSTNQVNSLLWSTNQVNSLLWSTNQVNSLPWSTNQVNSLLWSTNQVNSLLWSTNQVNSLPWSTNQVNSLLWSTNQVNSLPWSTNQVNSLPWSTNQVNSFSWSTYQVNSLPWSTNQVNSFSWSTNQVNLFPWSTNQVNSFSWSTNQVNSFPWSTCSPGQLTRLTCSPGQLTRLTCSPGQLTRLTCSPGQLTRLTCSPGQLTRLTCSPGQLTRLTCSPGQLTRLTCSPGQLTRLTCSPGQLTRLTCSPGQLTRLTCSPGQLTRLTCSPGQLTRLTCSPGQLLTTSTRKWQECSLQE
- the LOC126991401 gene encoding foot protein 1 variant 1-like isoform X31, producing MLQSAGYRSSPNQVNSLPVNSLPWSTNQVNSLLWSTNQVNSLLWSTNQVNSLPWSTNQVNSLLWSTNQVNSLLWSTNQVNSLPWSTNQVNSLLWSTNQVNSLPWSTNQVNSLPWSTNQVNSFSWSTYQVNSLPWSTNQVNSFSWSTNQVNLFPWSTNQVNSFSWSTNQVNSFPWSTCSPGQLTRLTCSPGQLTRLTCSPGQLTRLTCSPGQLTRLTCSPGQLTRLTCSPGQLTRLTCSPGQLTRLTCSPGQLTRLTCSPGQLTRLTCSPGQLTRLTCSPGQLTRLTCSPGQLTRLTCSPGQLLTTSTRKWQECSLQE
- the LOC126991401 gene encoding foot protein 1 variant 1-like isoform X19, with protein sequence MLQSAGYRSSPNQVNSLPVNSLPWSTNQVNSLLWSTNQVNSLLWSTNQVNSLPWSTNQVNSLLWSTNQVNSLLWSTNQVNSLPWSTNQVNSLLWSTNQVNSLPWSTNQVNSLPWSTNQVNSFSWSTYQVNSLPWSTNQVNSFSWSTNQVNLFPWSTNQVNSFSWSTNQVNSFPWSTCSPGQLTRLTCSPGQLTRLTCSPGQLTRLTCSPGQLTRLTCSPGQLTRLTCSPGQLTRLTCSPGQLTRLTCSPGQLTRLTCSPGQLTRLTCSPGQLTRLTCSPGQLTRLTCSPGQLTRLTCSPGQLTRLTCSPGQLTRLTCSPGQLTRLTCSPGQLLTTSTRKWQECSLQE
- the LOC126991401 gene encoding foot protein 1 variant 1-like isoform X13, whose amino-acid sequence is MLQSAGYRSSPNQVNSLPVNSLPWSTNQVNSLLWSTNQVNSLLWSTNQVNSLPWSTNQVNSLLWSTNQVNSLLWSTNQVNSLPWSTNQVNSLLWSTNQVNSLPWSTNQVNSLPWSTNQVNSFSWSTYQVNSLPWSTNQVNSFSWSTNQVNLFPWSTNQVNSFSWSTNQVNSFPWSTCSPGQLTRLTCSPGQLTRLTCSPGQLTRLTCSPGQLTRLTCSPGQLTRLTCSPGQLTRLTCSPGQLTRLTCSPGQLTRLTCSPGQLTRLTCSPGQLTRLTCSPGQLTRLTCSPGQLTRLTCSPGQLTRLTCSPGQLTRLTCSPGQLTRLTCSPGQLTRLTCSPGQLTRLTCSPGQLLTTSTRKWQECSLQE